A stretch of Ipomoea triloba cultivar NCNSP0323 chromosome 11, ASM357664v1 DNA encodes these proteins:
- the LOC115997282 gene encoding fasciclin-like arabinogalactan protein 8, which translates to MCTMGSLRHFLLFTAAVIAVSSAVTAAHNITAILEGHPEYSQFNDYLSRTKLADEINTRTTVTVLVLTNGAFSSVTSKHPLSVIKNVLELHVLLDYWDGDKLHDISKGTTLSTTLYQTTGNAPGNLGFVNITDQKGGKVGFGSALPGSPLASQYTKSVKQIPFNISVIEINTPIVVPAVLNAPAPAASDYNLTGALEKAGCKTFASLLISSGVIKTFEKAADKGLTIFAPNDEAFKADSLPDLSKLSNADTVALLEYHAVAEYTPFGTLKTSKDPISTLAANGAGKFDFSTETSGDSVTLHTGVDSSRVASTVIDSTPLCIFTVDKVLLPAELFGNAPSPAPGPAPEISPAPAPESDAPSPSAEASAPSPLLSPPAPPTSSPGGAPADSPTADSENTTASKNSGAVNAPALLLLALLALSVYLS; encoded by the coding sequence ATGTGCACCATGGGTTCACTTCGGCACTTTCTCCTCTTCACGGCCGCCGTCATTGCCGTTTCCTCCGCCGTTACCGCCGCCCACAACATCACCGCCATCCTCGAAGGTCACCCGGAGTACAGCCAGTTCAACGACTACCTCTCCCGAACTAAGCTCGCCGACGAGATCAACACCCGGACCACCGTCACCGTCCTGGTTTTAACTAACGGCGCTTTCTCCTCCGTTACTTCCAAGCACCCGCTTTCCGTTATCAAGAATGTTCTAGAGCTTCACGTTTTGCTCGACTACTGGGATGGAGATAAGCTCCATGATATCTCCAAGGGGACCACTCTCTCAACTACTTTGTACCAGACTACGGGAAATGCGCCGGGGAATTTGGGATTCGTTAACATTACGGATCAGAAAGGCGGGAAAGTCGGGTTCGGATCTGCTCTTCCCGGCTCGCCATTGGCGTCTCAGTACACCAAATCTGTTAAGCAAATCCCGTTTAATATTTCGGTGATTGAGATTAATACTCCGATTGTTGTCCCGGCGGTTTTGAATGCTCCGGCGCCGGCGGCGTCGGATTATAATCTCACCGGTGCTCTGGAGAAAGCGGGGTGTAAGACGTTTGCTAGCTTGTTGATTTCGTCTGGTGTGATTAAGACGTTTGAGAAGGCGGCGGATAAAGGATTGACGATTTTTGCGCCGAATGATGAGGCGTTTAAGGCGGATAGTTTGCCGGATCTGAGTAAGCTTAGCAATGCCGATACGGTGGCACTTTTGGAGTATCACGCCGTCGCGGAGTACACTCCTTTTGGGACGTTGAAGACCTCTAAAGATCCGATTTCGACTCTCGCGGCTAACGGCGCCGGGAAGTTTGATTTCAGCACCGAGACTTCCGGAGATTCTGTTACGCTCCACACCGGCGTCGATTCCTCTAGGGTTGCTTCCACGGTCATAGATTCCACTCCGCTCTGCATCTTCACCGTTGATAAGGTGCTTCTCCCTGCCGAGCTTTTCGGCAATGCTCCTTCTCCGGCTCCCGGACCCGCCCCGGAGATCTCCCCTGCCCCTGCACCTGAATCCGACGCGCCAAGCCCATCTGCGGAAGCCTCAGCCCCGTCGCCCCTCCTCTCTCCGCCGGCTCCCCCGACCTCTTCCCCCGGCGGCGCTCCCGCCGACAGCCCGACTGCCGATTCAGAGAACACCACCGCCAGCAAGAACTCCGGCGCCGTCAACGCTCCAGCATTACTACTACTCGCCCTACTCGCACTGTCAGTTTACCTGTCCTAA
- the LOC115995571 gene encoding ankyrin repeat and zinc finger domain-containing protein 1 isoform X1, with amino-acid sequence MATEPPPFATNTTTASTNQRQDTQQKIEAKRHRSIFELPSDFFDSCLPIQSPFASSLPIAERFENLSVNTQCDVVVDKKLASEEQAAENNGSTNNVMRRWSCNTCKAEFESLQDQRSHFKSDIHRLNIKLSIAGKDTLREEDFDDGTSDSLCKDYDISSISASDDDDDRESVLPNDLYLGLEGSVRNKIFIKLQTGEVVSLWRSLLLNESEHIVFENDRQFAAYDSDVVTVYWSERGVVEKLKCLFHEPRNNTQLRIVLLARGGHFAGCVFDGKSVVAHKTFHRYVIRAKAGRKQSSKDASGKMAHSAGASLRRHNELALKKEIQELLAEWKPYFTNSSSVFIYAPSNNRQLFFDGNKPFFACQHRAIKNVPLTVRRPTFKEARRIYNLLTRISFEVNEEAGFNVKKGSLLSESTSNSGCSELIKEELGQNSESKEIIEPSISGTKLDDPSISSQSESENDTNGITTPLHDAAKSGDAQKVLELLEQGMDPCIKDERGRTPYMLATEKEVRNTFRRFMASNVDKWDWNAAKVPSPLTKEMEDSQAAKQAEKDAKRKARAKELKKLRKARQKKAQAEANEAKITSTKSEGQPLAPVSAPKGSSQSRFSEKLSREEELKRAQDAEREKRAAAAERRIAAAAALKPQSTTSASVASNSSASGTDILCSCCNASLAGKVPFHRYNYKYCSSSCMHVHREILEDG; translated from the exons ATGGCGACGGAACCTCCTCCCTTCgccaccaacaccaccaccgcTTCCACTAACCAGCGCCAGGATACACAGCAAAAGATAGAAGCTAAACGACACCGTTCTATCTTCGAACTACCATCGGACTTCTTCGATTCGTGTCTTCCCATCCAGTCTCCCTTCGCATCGTCACTCCCAATTGCTGAGCGCTTCGAGAACCTCTCTGTCAATACGCAATGCGACGTCGTAGTGGACAAGAAGCTCGCAAGCGAAGAGCAGGCCGCTGAGAACAACGGCAGCACTAATAATGTTATGCGAAGATGGTCTTGCAATACTTGTAAAGCTGAATTCGAGTCTCTCCAAGACCAGCGCTCTCACTTCAAGTCTGATATTCATCGACTTAAT ATAAAACTAAGTATTGCTGGAAAAGACACGCTGAGGGAGGAAGATTTTGATGACGGCACCTCAGACTCTTTATGCAAGGATTATGACATATCAAGTATATCAGcgtctgatgatgatgatgacagaGAATCAGTTCTGCCGAATGACTTGTATCTGGGATTAGAAGGAAGtgttagaaataaaatttttataaaattgcaGACTGGAGAGGTAGTTTCACTGTGGAGGTCTTTACTTCTGAACGAGTCAGAGCACATTGTATTTGAGAATGATAGACAATTTGCCGCATATGATAGTGATGTGGTTACGGTGTACTGGAGTGAAAGGGGAGTTGTTGAAAAGCTCAAATGTTTATTCCATGAACCCAGGAATAATACCCAGTTAAGGATTGTGTTGCTTGCAAGAGGTGGGCACTTTGCAGGCTGTGTCTTTGATGGTAAATCTGTTGTGGCACATAAAACATTTCACAG GTATGTTATACGAGCCAAAGCTGGTAGAAAGCAATCGTCAAAGGATGCAAGTGGGAAGATGGCTCACTCAGCCGGAGCATCACTTCGTCGACATAATGAACTTGCTCTGAAAAAG GAAATTCAGGAATTACTGGCTGAATGGAAGCCTTATTTTACTAATTCATCTAGTGTGTTCATATATGCCCCCTCCAACAATCGTCAACTGTTCTTTGATGGGAACAAACCATTTTTTGCTTGCCAGCATCGTGCCATTAAGAATGTTCCTTTGACAGTTCGGAGGCCTACATTTAAGGAAGCTCGACGCATATATAATTTGTTGACTCGAATTTCTTTTGAAGTTAACGAGGAAGCTGGGTTTAATGTAAAAAAGGGCTCACTGTTAAGTGAAAGCACTTCTAACAGTGGCTGTTCTGAGCTTATCAAAGAAGAATTGGGGCAAAATTCTGAGAGTAAGGAGATTATTGAACCATCTATTAGTGGCACAAAGCTTGACGATCCTAGTATATCAAGTCAAAGTGAAAGTGAAAATGACACTAACGGTATAACAACGCCTTTACACGACGCAGCCAAATCTGGGGATGCTCAGAAAGTTTTGGAACTTCTAGAACAGGGTATGGATCCATGCATCAAAGACGAGAGAGGTCGAACTCCATATATGCTTGCAACTGAGAAAGAAGTGCGTAACACTTTTAGACGATTTATGGCATCAAACGTTGATAAGTGGGACTGGAATGCTGCAAAGGTGCCTAGTCCATTGACCAAAGAAATGGAGGATTCTCAAGCAGCTAAACAG GCGGAGAAAGATGCGAAGAGAAAAGCAAGGGCAAAAGAGCTGAAGAAATTACGTAAAGCAAGACAAAAGAAGGCTCAG GCTGAGGCCAATGAAGCAAAAATTACTTCAACCAAGTCAGAGGGTCAACCCCTTGCTCCAGTTTCAGCTCCCAAGGGTTCATCTCAATCCCGCTTTTCAGAAAAATTGTCCAGAGAG GAGGAACTGAAAAGGGCTCAAGACGCCGAAAGGGAAAAGAGAGCAGCTGCAGCCGAGAGAAGAATCGCTGCAGCAGCTGCTCTTAAACCGCAGAGCACCACATCAGCTTCTGTTGCAAGCAACTCGAGCGCATCTGGGACTGACATCCTATGTTCTTGCTGCAACGCATCACTAGCAGGCAAAGTTCCATTTCATCGGTATAACTACAAATACTGCAGCTCATCATGTATGCATGTGCACAGAGAGATCCTTGAAGATGGATGA
- the LOC115995571 gene encoding ankyrin repeat and zinc finger domain-containing protein 1 isoform X2 — protein sequence MATEPPPFATNTTTASTNQRQDTQQKIEAKRHRSIFELPSDFFDSCLPIQSPFASSLPIAERFENLSVNTQCDVVVDKKLASEEQAAENNGSTNNVMRRWSCNTCKAEFESLQDQRSHFKSDIHRLNIKLSIAGKDTLREEDFDDGTSDSLCKDYDISSISASDDDDDRESVLPNDLYLGLEGSVRNKIFIKLQTGEVVSLWRSLLLNESEHIVFENDRQFAAYDSDVVTVYWSERGVVEKLKCLFHEPRNNTQLRIVLLARGGHFAGCVFDGKSVVAHKTFHRYVIRAKAGRKQSSKDASGKMAHSAGASLRRHNELALKKEIQELLAEWKPYFTNSSSVFIYAPSNNRQLFFDGNKPFFACQHRAIKNVPLTVRRPTFKEARRIYNLLTRISFEVNEEAGFNVKKGSLLSESTSNSGCSELIKEELGQNSESKEIIEPSISGTKLDDPSISSQSESENDTNGITTPLHDAAKSGDAQKVLELLEQGMDPCIKDERGRTPYMLATEKEVRNTFRRFMASNVDKWDWNAAKVPSPLTKEMEDSQAAKQAEKDAKRKARAKELKKLRKARQKKAQAEANEAKITSTKSEGQPLAPVSAPKGSSQSRFSEKLSRENIVLQEICAGLATLSLFHESLSLCPLHRN from the exons ATGGCGACGGAACCTCCTCCCTTCgccaccaacaccaccaccgcTTCCACTAACCAGCGCCAGGATACACAGCAAAAGATAGAAGCTAAACGACACCGTTCTATCTTCGAACTACCATCGGACTTCTTCGATTCGTGTCTTCCCATCCAGTCTCCCTTCGCATCGTCACTCCCAATTGCTGAGCGCTTCGAGAACCTCTCTGTCAATACGCAATGCGACGTCGTAGTGGACAAGAAGCTCGCAAGCGAAGAGCAGGCCGCTGAGAACAACGGCAGCACTAATAATGTTATGCGAAGATGGTCTTGCAATACTTGTAAAGCTGAATTCGAGTCTCTCCAAGACCAGCGCTCTCACTTCAAGTCTGATATTCATCGACTTAAT ATAAAACTAAGTATTGCTGGAAAAGACACGCTGAGGGAGGAAGATTTTGATGACGGCACCTCAGACTCTTTATGCAAGGATTATGACATATCAAGTATATCAGcgtctgatgatgatgatgacagaGAATCAGTTCTGCCGAATGACTTGTATCTGGGATTAGAAGGAAGtgttagaaataaaatttttataaaattgcaGACTGGAGAGGTAGTTTCACTGTGGAGGTCTTTACTTCTGAACGAGTCAGAGCACATTGTATTTGAGAATGATAGACAATTTGCCGCATATGATAGTGATGTGGTTACGGTGTACTGGAGTGAAAGGGGAGTTGTTGAAAAGCTCAAATGTTTATTCCATGAACCCAGGAATAATACCCAGTTAAGGATTGTGTTGCTTGCAAGAGGTGGGCACTTTGCAGGCTGTGTCTTTGATGGTAAATCTGTTGTGGCACATAAAACATTTCACAG GTATGTTATACGAGCCAAAGCTGGTAGAAAGCAATCGTCAAAGGATGCAAGTGGGAAGATGGCTCACTCAGCCGGAGCATCACTTCGTCGACATAATGAACTTGCTCTGAAAAAG GAAATTCAGGAATTACTGGCTGAATGGAAGCCTTATTTTACTAATTCATCTAGTGTGTTCATATATGCCCCCTCCAACAATCGTCAACTGTTCTTTGATGGGAACAAACCATTTTTTGCTTGCCAGCATCGTGCCATTAAGAATGTTCCTTTGACAGTTCGGAGGCCTACATTTAAGGAAGCTCGACGCATATATAATTTGTTGACTCGAATTTCTTTTGAAGTTAACGAGGAAGCTGGGTTTAATGTAAAAAAGGGCTCACTGTTAAGTGAAAGCACTTCTAACAGTGGCTGTTCTGAGCTTATCAAAGAAGAATTGGGGCAAAATTCTGAGAGTAAGGAGATTATTGAACCATCTATTAGTGGCACAAAGCTTGACGATCCTAGTATATCAAGTCAAAGTGAAAGTGAAAATGACACTAACGGTATAACAACGCCTTTACACGACGCAGCCAAATCTGGGGATGCTCAGAAAGTTTTGGAACTTCTAGAACAGGGTATGGATCCATGCATCAAAGACGAGAGAGGTCGAACTCCATATATGCTTGCAACTGAGAAAGAAGTGCGTAACACTTTTAGACGATTTATGGCATCAAACGTTGATAAGTGGGACTGGAATGCTGCAAAGGTGCCTAGTCCATTGACCAAAGAAATGGAGGATTCTCAAGCAGCTAAACAG GCGGAGAAAGATGCGAAGAGAAAAGCAAGGGCAAAAGAGCTGAAGAAATTACGTAAAGCAAGACAAAAGAAGGCTCAG GCTGAGGCCAATGAAGCAAAAATTACTTCAACCAAGTCAGAGGGTCAACCCCTTGCTCCAGTTTCAGCTCCCAAGGGTTCATCTCAATCCCGCTTTTCAGAAAAATTGTCCAGAGAG AACATTGTATTACAAGAGATCTGTGCTGGACTTGCCACTCTCAGTCTGTTTCACGAGTCTCTCTCACTTTGCCCTTTGCATCGTAATTAG